In Streptomyces sp. NBC_00483, a single window of DNA contains:
- the desA gene encoding lysine decarboxylase DesA: MRSHLLNDTTAELYRNSVTEGVERVAAKLATTTRPFTGVTPDALSPTVDAVDLDEPLQDTIAALDELEDVYLRDAVYFHHPRYLAHLNCPVVIPAVLGEAILSAVNSSLDTWDQSAGGTLIERKLIDWTTGRIGLGPAADGVFTSGGSQSNLQALLLAREEAKSQDLSKLRVFASEVSHFSVKKSATLLGLDPQSVVSIPVDREKRLQTVALAAELQRCREEGLVPMAVVATAGTTDFGSIDPLPEIAELCAQYDTWMHVDAAYGCGLLVSNKNRDRLTGIERADSVTVDYHKSFFQPVSSSAILVRDGATLRHATYHAEYLNPRRTVAERIPNQVDKSLQTTRRFDALKLWLTLRVMGAKGIGGLFDEVCDLAYEGWQLLASDPRFDVVVEPSLSTLVYRYIPADVADPAEIDRANLYARKALFASGDAVVAGTKVGDRQYLKFTLLNPETTLDDISVVLDLIAGHAEQYLGDTLDRAS, from the coding sequence ATGCGCTCGCACCTGCTCAATGACACCACCGCGGAGCTATACCGCAACTCCGTGACCGAAGGAGTCGAGCGGGTGGCGGCCAAACTCGCCACCACCACAAGGCCGTTCACCGGCGTCACCCCGGACGCCCTCTCCCCCACCGTCGACGCCGTCGACCTGGACGAGCCGCTCCAGGACACCATCGCCGCCCTGGACGAGCTGGAGGACGTCTACCTCCGCGACGCCGTCTACTTCCACCACCCCCGCTACCTCGCCCACCTCAACTGCCCGGTCGTCATCCCGGCAGTGCTCGGCGAGGCGATCCTCTCCGCGGTCAACTCCTCGCTCGACACCTGGGACCAGTCCGCGGGCGGCACGCTCATCGAGCGCAAGCTCATCGACTGGACCACCGGGCGGATCGGCCTCGGCCCCGCGGCCGACGGCGTGTTCACCTCCGGCGGCTCGCAGTCCAACCTCCAGGCGCTGCTGCTCGCCCGGGAGGAGGCCAAGTCGCAGGACCTGTCCAAACTCCGCGTCTTCGCCTCCGAGGTCAGCCACTTCAGCGTCAAGAAGTCCGCGACGCTGCTCGGCCTCGACCCGCAGTCCGTCGTCTCGATCCCGGTCGACCGCGAGAAGCGCCTGCAGACCGTGGCCCTCGCCGCCGAGCTGCAGCGCTGCCGCGAGGAGGGCCTCGTCCCCATGGCCGTCGTCGCGACCGCGGGGACGACCGACTTCGGCTCCATCGACCCGCTGCCGGAGATCGCCGAGCTGTGCGCCCAGTACGACACGTGGATGCACGTCGACGCCGCGTACGGCTGCGGGCTGCTCGTGTCGAACAAGAACCGCGACCGGCTCACCGGCATCGAGCGCGCCGACTCGGTCACCGTCGACTACCACAAGTCGTTCTTCCAGCCCGTGAGTTCGAGCGCGATCCTGGTCCGCGACGGAGCCACCCTGCGGCACGCCACGTACCACGCGGAGTACCTCAACCCGCGCCGCACGGTCGCCGAGCGGATCCCCAACCAGGTCGACAAGTCCCTCCAGACCACCCGCCGCTTCGACGCGCTCAAGCTGTGGCTGACGCTGCGCGTCATGGGCGCCAAGGGCATCGGTGGCCTCTTCGACGAGGTGTGCGACCTGGCGTACGAGGGCTGGCAGCTGCTCGCGTCCGACCCGCGCTTCGACGTGGTCGTGGAGCCGAGCCTGTCCACGCTCGTCTACCGCTACATCCCGGCCGATGTCGCCGACCCCGCCGAGATCGACCGCGCCAACCTCTACGCCCGCAAGGCCCTGTTCGCCTCCGGCGACGCCGTCGTCGCGGGCACCAAGGTGGGCGACCGCCAGTACTTGAAGTTCACCCTGCTCAACCCCGAGACGACCCTCGACGACATCTCGGTCGTCCTCGACCTCATCGCCGGCCACGCCGAGCAGTACCTGGGAGACACCCTTGACCGCGCATCCTGA
- a CDS encoding lysine N(6)-hydroxylase/L-ornithine N(5)-oxygenase family protein: protein MTAHPDTYDFIGIGLGPFNLGLAALTEPIDELTGLFIESKPDFEWHSGMFLDGAHLQTPFMSDLVTLADPTSEYSFLNYLKESGRLYSFYIRENFYPLRVEYNNYCRWAAAKLSSIRFSTSVTEVRYDDAAEVYVVDTDKGETFRARHLVLGTGTPPYVPEACQGLGGDGVVHNSRYLQHKQQLQQKKSITLVGSGQSAAEIYQDLLSEIDSHDYRLNWVTRSPRFFPLEYTKLTLEMTSPDYIDYFHKLPEETRYSLEQRQKGLFKGIDGELIDAIFDLLYQKGLDGPVPTRLLTNSALRTASYEDGTYTLGLHQEEQDKEFELETEGLILATGYKYTTPAFLEPVRDRIRWDGQGRYDVARNYAIDTTGRGIFVQNASVHTHSITSPDLGMGAYRNSYIIGELLGSEYYPVEKTIAFQEFAA from the coding sequence TTGACCGCGCATCCTGACACGTACGACTTCATCGGGATCGGCCTCGGCCCCTTCAACCTGGGTCTGGCCGCGCTCACGGAGCCGATCGACGAGCTGACCGGACTGTTCATCGAGTCCAAGCCGGACTTCGAGTGGCACTCGGGGATGTTCCTCGACGGCGCCCACCTCCAGACCCCGTTCATGTCGGACCTGGTGACGCTCGCCGACCCCACGTCCGAGTACTCCTTCCTCAACTACCTGAAGGAATCGGGGCGGTTGTACTCGTTCTACATCCGCGAGAACTTCTATCCGCTGCGCGTCGAGTACAACAACTACTGCCGCTGGGCCGCCGCCAAGCTGTCCTCGATCCGGTTCTCGACGAGCGTCACCGAGGTGCGCTACGACGACGCGGCCGAGGTCTACGTCGTGGACACCGACAAGGGCGAGACGTTCCGCGCCCGCCACCTGGTCCTGGGCACCGGCACCCCGCCGTACGTCCCCGAGGCCTGCCAGGGTCTCGGCGGCGACGGGGTCGTCCACAACTCCCGCTACCTCCAGCACAAGCAGCAGCTCCAGCAGAAGAAGTCGATCACCCTGGTCGGCAGCGGGCAGTCCGCGGCCGAGATCTACCAGGACCTGCTCAGCGAGATCGACTCGCACGACTACCGGCTCAACTGGGTCACCAGGTCGCCGCGGTTCTTCCCGCTCGAGTACACCAAGCTGACGCTGGAGATGACGTCCCCGGACTACATCGACTACTTCCACAAGCTGCCGGAGGAGACCCGCTACTCGCTGGAGCAGCGGCAGAAGGGCCTGTTCAAGGGCATCGACGGCGAGCTGATCGACGCCATCTTCGACCTGCTGTACCAGAAGGGCCTCGACGGTCCCGTGCCGACGCGCCTGCTCACCAACTCGGCGCTGCGCACGGCGAGTTACGAGGACGGCACGTACACCCTCGGCCTGCACCAGGAGGAGCAGGACAAGGAGTTCGAGCTCGAGACCGAGGGCCTGATCCTCGCCACCGGCTACAAGTACACGACGCCCGCCTTCCTGGAGCCGGTCCGCGACCGCATCCGCTGGGACGGCCAGGGCCGCTACGACGTCGCCCGCAACTACGCGATCGACACCACCGGGCGTGGCATCTTCGTGCAGAACGCGTCCGTGCACACGCACTCGATCACCAGCCCCGACCTGGGGATGGGCGCGTACCGCAACAGTTACATCATCGGCGAGCTGCTCGGATCCGAGTACTACCCCGTCGAGAAGACCATCGCGTTCCAGGAGTTCGCAGCATGA
- a CDS encoding GNAT family N-acetyltransferase, producing MSTTSTTNSAVGKLSLRPVDPQADADLLHRWVTDPKAAFWLMQDAKLQDVEREYMSIAAHEHHDAFLGLHDGEPAFLMERYDPRYVELVGLYEPEPGDIGMHFLTAPSDVRVPGFTRAVITTVMEHLFADASVKRVVVEPDVGNKAVHALNEAVGFVPEREIDKPEKKALLSFCTREQFEAATGRTTGA from the coding sequence ATGAGCACCACAAGCACCACGAACAGCGCCGTAGGGAAACTGTCCCTCCGTCCCGTCGACCCGCAGGCCGACGCCGACCTCCTGCACCGCTGGGTCACCGACCCCAAAGCCGCCTTCTGGCTGATGCAGGACGCCAAGCTCCAGGACGTCGAGCGCGAGTACATGTCCATCGCGGCGCACGAGCACCACGACGCCTTCCTCGGCCTGCACGACGGCGAGCCCGCGTTCCTGATGGAGCGCTACGACCCGCGGTACGTCGAGCTCGTCGGCCTGTACGAGCCCGAGCCCGGCGACATCGGCATGCACTTCCTCACCGCCCCGTCCGACGTCCGCGTCCCCGGCTTCACGCGCGCCGTGATCACCACGGTGATGGAGCACCTCTTCGCCGACGCGTCGGTGAAGCGCGTCGTCGTCGAGCCCGACGTGGGCAACAAGGCGGTGCACGCCCTGAACGAGGCCGTCGGCTTCGTTCCCGAGCGTGAGATCGACAAGCCGGAGAAGAAGGCGCTGCTGAGCTTCTGCACGCGCGAGCAGTTCGAAGCGGCCACGGGAAGGACCACCGGAGCATGA
- a CDS encoding IucA/IucC family protein translates to MSIADAATHLSPERWAEANRLLIRKALAEFSHERLLKPEISGAAAADRYFVLSDDGLTRYEFTARRLRLDHWQVSADSITRHRDGAELPLNALQFFIELKDSLGLSDSTLPVYLEEISSTLSGTCFKLTKPYLSSAELAATGDFQAIETGMTEGHPCFVANNGRLGFGVHEYLSYAPETASPVRLIWLAASRERAAFTAGMGLDYESFLRAELGDETIARFDTVLRDQGLDPADYLLIPAHPWQWWNKLSVTFAAEIAQRNLVCLGEGDDEYLAQQSIRTFFNKSAPEKHYVKTALSVINMGFMRGLSAAYMEATPAINDWLAHLIENDEVLKDTGLTIIRERAAVGYRHLEYEAATDRYSPYRKMLAALWRESPVNSLADGERLATMASLLHVDREGKSFAGALIERSGLTPREWLKPYLKSYLTPLLHSFYAYDLVYMPHGENVILVLDEQGVVKRSIFKDIAEEIAVMDPDAVLPPAVERIKAEVPDDMKLLSIFTDVFDCFFRFLAANLVEDGVVDEETFWSAVADCVRDYQAAMPQLAEKFEQFDMFAPNFSLSALNRLQLRNNEQMVDLADPSGALQLVGDLDNPIA, encoded by the coding sequence ATGAGCATCGCCGACGCCGCCACCCACCTCTCCCCCGAGCGCTGGGCCGAGGCCAACCGCCTCCTCATCCGCAAGGCACTCGCGGAATTCAGCCACGAGCGGCTGCTCAAGCCCGAGATATCGGGGGCCGCCGCCGCCGACCGGTACTTCGTCCTCAGCGACGACGGCCTGACCCGCTACGAGTTCACCGCGCGCCGGCTGCGCCTCGACCACTGGCAGGTGTCCGCCGACTCGATCACCCGCCACCGCGACGGCGCCGAACTCCCGCTGAACGCCCTGCAGTTCTTCATCGAGCTGAAGGACAGCCTGGGCCTGAGCGACTCGACCCTCCCGGTCTACCTGGAGGAGATCTCCTCCACGCTCTCCGGCACCTGCTTCAAACTGACGAAGCCGTACCTGTCCTCCGCCGAACTCGCCGCCACCGGCGACTTCCAGGCGATCGAGACGGGCATGACCGAGGGCCACCCCTGCTTCGTCGCCAACAACGGCCGGCTCGGCTTCGGCGTCCACGAGTACCTCTCGTACGCCCCCGAGACGGCGAGCCCCGTCCGGCTGATCTGGCTGGCGGCGAGCCGCGAGCGCGCGGCCTTCACGGCTGGCATGGGCCTCGACTACGAGTCCTTCCTGCGCGCCGAGTTGGGCGACGAGACGATCGCCCGCTTCGACACGGTCCTGCGCGACCAGGGCCTCGACCCGGCCGACTACCTCCTCATCCCCGCCCACCCGTGGCAGTGGTGGAACAAGCTCTCCGTCACGTTCGCCGCCGAGATCGCGCAGCGGAACCTGGTGTGCCTGGGCGAGGGCGACGACGAGTACCTGGCGCAGCAGTCGATCCGCACGTTCTTCAACAAGAGCGCCCCCGAGAAGCACTACGTGAAGACGGCCCTCTCGGTCATCAACATGGGCTTCATGCGCGGCCTTTCGGCGGCGTACATGGAGGCGACGCCGGCGATCAACGACTGGCTGGCGCACCTCATCGAGAACGACGAGGTACTCAAGGACACCGGCCTGACGATCATCCGCGAGCGCGCGGCCGTCGGCTACCGGCACCTGGAGTACGAGGCCGCCACCGACCGCTACTCGCCGTACCGCAAGATGCTGGCGGCGCTGTGGCGCGAGTCCCCGGTGAACTCGCTCGCGGACGGCGAGCGCCTGGCGACCATGGCGTCCCTCCTCCACGTGGACCGCGAGGGCAAGTCCTTCGCGGGCGCCCTGATCGAGCGCTCGGGCCTCACGCCGCGCGAGTGGCTCAAGCCCTACCTGAAGTCGTACCTGACGCCGCTCCTGCACAGCTTCTACGCCTACGACCTGGTGTACATGCCGCACGGCGAGAACGTCATCCTGGTCCTGGACGAGCAGGGCGTCGTCAAGCGGTCGATCTTCAAGGACATCGCCGAGGAGATCGCGGTGATGGACCCGGACGCGGTCCTGCCGCCCGCCGTGGAGCGCATCAAGGCCGAGGTCCCCGACGACATGAAGCTCCTGTCGATCTTCACGGACGTCTTCGACTGCTTCTTCCGCTTCCTCGCGGCGAACCTCGTCGAGGACGGCGTCGTGGACGAGGAGACGTTCTGGTCGGCGGTCGCGGACTGCGTGCGCGACTACCAGGCGGCGATGCCCCAACTCGCCGAGAAGTTCGAGCAGTTCGACATGTTCGCGCCCAACTTCTCGCTCTCCGCCCTGAACCGTCTCCAGCTGCGCAACAACGAGCAGATGGTCGACCTGGCGGACCCGTCGGGCGCCCTGCAGTTGGTGGGTGACCTGGACAACCCGATCGCGTAA
- a CDS encoding DUF4429 domain-containing protein, whose product MAEIIQRDGTWTYLGDTLRLVPGRDKAVSPLRKALGEVTVPLTALAGASFEQGKKSGRLRLRLRDGADPLLQATGGKLTEGMDPYQLTVESDRYGVAEYFVDEVRNALLLDEVPTSACDTYLLPGPAVPLSVSAGDGTASFDGERVRLEWNWKTEEAKSSAGTRVLALGDIAAVEWQPAVGLENGCLRFTVRSSPTKAPPKYDPNSIELWGFKKDPLMALVAAAVQARLPHPGPAGEPATPPALEQAPPAAPAEDEHDALLRRLRELGDLHNSGILTDDEFALAKAAVLKRLSGPSGD is encoded by the coding sequence ATGGCGGAAATCATCCAGCGCGACGGCACTTGGACGTATCTCGGGGACACGCTGCGGCTCGTGCCGGGGCGCGACAAGGCCGTGAGCCCGCTCCGCAAGGCTCTGGGCGAAGTGACCGTGCCGCTGACGGCGCTCGCGGGCGCCTCCTTCGAGCAGGGCAAGAAGTCCGGACGCCTCCGTCTGCGCCTGCGCGACGGCGCGGACCCCCTCCTCCAGGCGACCGGCGGCAAGCTGACCGAGGGCATGGACCCGTACCAGCTCACCGTCGAGTCGGACCGCTACGGCGTCGCCGAGTACTTCGTCGACGAGGTCCGCAACGCGCTGCTCCTGGACGAGGTCCCCACGTCGGCCTGCGACACATACCTCCTGCCGGGTCCCGCCGTGCCACTGTCCGTCTCCGCCGGGGACGGCACGGCGAGCTTCGACGGGGAGCGTGTGCGCCTGGAGTGGAACTGGAAGACGGAGGAGGCCAAGTCCTCCGCGGGCACGCGGGTGCTCGCGCTCGGCGACATCGCGGCGGTCGAGTGGCAGCCGGCGGTGGGCCTGGAGAACGGCTGCCTCCGCTTCACGGTCCGCTCCTCCCCCACAAAGGCGCCACCGAAGTACGACCCCAACTCCATCGAACTGTGGGGCTTCAAGAAGGACCCTCTGATGGCCCTCGTAGCGGCAGCGGTCCAGGCCCGCCTCCCCCACCCGGGCCCTGCGGGCGAACCAGCCACGCCCCCTGCCCTGGAACAGGCCCCACCCGCGGCCCCCGCGGAGGACGAACACGACGCCCTCCTGCGCCGCCTCCGCGAACTGGGCGACCTCCACAACTCCGGAATACTGACGGATGATGAGTTCGCACTGGCGAAGGCGGCAGTCCTGAAACGCCTTTCAGGGCCGTCCGGCGATTAG
- a CDS encoding purple acid phosphatase family protein encodes MDIPRMGVPAELADRPLAEQHEYLRSRFSRRTMIRGGAVTLGAVAGGVFVPGAASASQRTATATTASAPAAEAVDGALVAPFGRHLSYGDDARTEMTVSWQVPVAVKDPFIRVGAGAGELSRKIPAELKALYTPAGVGTSADHTQYYVHARLTRLKPGKTYYYGVGHRGFDPASPRFAGTIGTFTTAPARAERFTFTAFGDQGVSYHALANDSLILAQGPAFHLHAGDIAYADPSGQGKTTDTFDARTWDQFLAQTETVAKSVPWMVSYGNHDMEAWYSPNGYGSQEARFAPPGNGPDPKELPGVYSFVHGNTAVISLDANDVSYEIPANLGISGGTQTAWFERQLKKFRAAGSGIDFVVVFFHHCAYCTATAHASEGGVRKEWVPLFEKYTVDLVINGHNHVYERTDVLKGDKVTKELPIGGTAYPETDGVVYVTAGAAGKGLYEFPVEDTYEGHEKKVDPFASYVTQDGGGKKAVTVDWSRVRYTNYSFLRVDVEPAPVGRTAKLTVRGLAETGAEVDRFVVARKVRH; translated from the coding sequence ATGGACATTCCACGTATGGGCGTACCCGCCGAGCTCGCCGACCGGCCCCTCGCCGAGCAGCACGAGTATCTGCGCAGCCGGTTCTCGCGGCGCACGATGATCCGCGGCGGGGCCGTCACCCTGGGCGCGGTGGCGGGCGGTGTCTTCGTGCCGGGGGCCGCGAGCGCCTCGCAGAGGACGGCGACGGCCACCACCGCGTCCGCACCGGCCGCCGAGGCCGTCGACGGCGCGCTCGTCGCGCCCTTCGGCCGGCACCTCTCTTACGGCGACGACGCGCGCACCGAGATGACCGTGTCGTGGCAGGTGCCGGTCGCGGTGAAGGACCCGTTCATCCGGGTCGGGGCCGGTGCCGGTGAGCTGTCGCGGAAGATTCCGGCGGAGCTGAAGGCGCTCTACACTCCGGCGGGCGTCGGGACGAGCGCCGACCACACCCAGTACTACGTGCACGCCAGGCTGACCCGCCTCAAGCCCGGCAAGACGTACTACTACGGGGTCGGGCACCGGGGCTTCGACCCGGCGTCGCCGAGGTTCGCGGGGACGATCGGTACGTTCACGACCGCGCCCGCCCGTGCGGAGCGCTTCACGTTCACCGCCTTCGGCGACCAGGGCGTCAGCTACCACGCGCTCGCCAACGACAGCCTGATCCTCGCGCAGGGGCCGGCCTTCCACCTGCACGCGGGCGACATCGCGTACGCGGATCCCTCCGGGCAGGGCAAGACGACGGACACGTTCGACGCGCGCACCTGGGACCAGTTCCTCGCGCAGACCGAGACGGTCGCCAAGTCCGTGCCGTGGATGGTGTCGTACGGCAATCACGACATGGAGGCGTGGTACTCGCCGAACGGGTACGGGAGCCAGGAGGCCCGGTTCGCGCCGCCGGGCAATGGGCCCGACCCGAAGGAGCTGCCGGGCGTGTACTCCTTCGTGCACGGGAACACGGCCGTGATCTCGCTCGACGCGAATGATGTCTCGTACGAGATTCCGGCGAATCTGGGGATTTCCGGTGGGACTCAAACGGCTTGGTTCGAGCGGCAGTTGAAGAAGTTCCGGGCCGCCGGGTCCGGGATCGACTTCGTCGTCGTGTTCTTCCACCACTGCGCGTACTGCACCGCCACCGCGCATGCCTCGGAGGGGGGTGTGCGCAAGGAGTGGGTGCCGCTGTTCGAGAAGTACACCGTCGACCTTGTGATCAACGGGCACAACCACGTCTACGAGCGTACGGATGTGCTGAAGGGCGACAAGGTCACCAAGGAGCTGCCGATCGGGGGCACGGCGTACCCGGAGACGGACGGGGTTGTGTATGTGACGGCGGGGGCGGCGGGGAAGGGGCTCTACGAGTTCCCGGTCGAGGACACGTACGAGGGGCACGAGAAGAAGGTCGACCCGTTCGCCTCGTATGTGACGCAGGACGGGGGCGGCAAGAAGGCGGTGACCGTCGACTGGTCGCGGGTGCGGTACACCAACTATTCGTTCCTGCGGGTGGATGTGGAGCCCGCGCCGGTGGGGCGTACCGCGAAGCTGACCGTGCGGGGGCTCGCCGAGACGGGGGCGGAGGTCGACCGGTTCGTGGTGGCGCGCAAGGTGCGGCACTAA
- the glmS gene encoding glutamine--fructose-6-phosphate transaminase (isomerizing), which translates to MCGIVGYIGKRDVAPLLLEGLQRLEYRGYDSAGVVITSPKATGLKMVKAKGRVRDLEAKVPARFKGTTGIAHTRWATHGAPSDENAHPHMSSDDKVAVVHNGIIDNASELRAKLTAEGIEFRSETDTEVLTHLIARSQQTDLEDKVREALHLVEGTYGIAVVHADFPDRIVVARNGSPVVLGIGDKEMFVASDIAALITHTRQIVTLDDGEMATLKADDFRTYTTAGTLTANEPTTVDLEAASFDMGDHDTYMHKEISEQADAVDRVLRGRIDDRFSTVHLGGLNLDAREARTVRRVKILGCGTSYHAGLIGAQMIEELARIPADAEPASEFRYRNPVVDPDTLYIAVSQSGETYDVLAAVQELKRKGARVFGVVNVVGSAIARESDAGVYVHAGPEVCVVSTKCFTNTTVAFALLALHLGRIRDLSVADGKRIIEGLRKLPAQITAILDQEAEIKKIAEEYADARSMMFIGRVRGYPVAREASLKLKEVSYIHAEAYPASELKHGPLALIEPALPTVAIVPDDDLLEKNRAAMEEIKARSGRILAVAHQEQEKADRTIVVPKNEDELDPILMGIPLQLLAYHTALALGRDIDKPRNLAKSVTVE; encoded by the coding sequence ATGTGCGGAATCGTCGGTTACATCGGCAAGCGTGACGTCGCGCCGCTCCTTCTCGAAGGACTGCAGCGCCTGGAGTACCGGGGTTACGACTCCGCGGGCGTCGTCATCACCAGCCCCAAGGCCACCGGCCTGAAGATGGTCAAGGCCAAGGGCCGCGTGCGCGACCTGGAGGCGAAGGTCCCGGCCCGCTTCAAGGGCACCACCGGCATCGCCCACACCCGCTGGGCCACGCACGGCGCCCCGTCCGACGAGAACGCGCACCCGCACATGTCGTCCGACGACAAGGTCGCGGTCGTCCACAACGGCATCATCGACAACGCCTCCGAGCTGCGCGCGAAGCTGACCGCCGAGGGCATCGAGTTCCGCTCCGAGACGGACACCGAGGTCCTCACCCACCTCATCGCCCGCTCCCAGCAGACCGACCTCGAGGACAAGGTCCGCGAGGCGCTGCACCTGGTCGAGGGCACGTACGGCATCGCGGTCGTGCACGCCGACTTCCCGGACCGCATCGTCGTGGCCCGCAACGGCTCGCCGGTCGTCCTCGGCATCGGCGACAAGGAGATGTTCGTCGCCTCGGACATCGCCGCGCTGATCACCCACACCCGCCAGATCGTCACGCTCGACGACGGCGAGATGGCCACGCTCAAGGCCGACGACTTCCGCACGTACACGACGGCCGGCACCCTCACCGCCAACGAGCCGACCACCGTGGACCTCGAGGCCGCCTCCTTCGACATGGGCGACCACGACACGTACATGCACAAGGAGATCTCCGAGCAGGCCGACGCCGTGGACCGCGTGCTGCGCGGCCGCATCGACGACCGGTTCTCCACGGTGCACCTCGGCGGCCTCAACCTGGACGCCCGCGAGGCCCGCACGGTCCGCCGCGTGAAGATCCTCGGCTGCGGCACCTCGTACCACGCGGGTCTGATCGGCGCCCAGATGATCGAGGAGCTGGCCCGCATCCCCGCGGACGCCGAGCCGGCCTCCGAGTTCCGCTACCGCAACCCGGTCGTGGACCCCGACACCCTCTACATCGCGGTCTCCCAGTCCGGCGAGACGTACGACGTCCTCGCGGCGGTCCAGGAGCTGAAGCGCAAGGGCGCCCGCGTCTTCGGCGTCGTGAACGTCGTCGGCTCGGCCATCGCCCGTGAGTCGGACGCGGGCGTCTACGTCCACGCGGGCCCCGAGGTCTGCGTCGTCTCGACCAAGTGCTTCACGAACACGACGGTCGCCTTCGCCCTCCTGGCCCTGCACCTGGGCCGCATCCGCGACCTCTCGGTCGCCGACGGCAAGCGCATCATCGAGGGCCTGCGCAAGCTCCCGGCCCAGATCACCGCGATCCTCGACCAGGAAGCGGAGATCAAGAAGATCGCCGAGGAGTACGCGGACGCCCGCTCGATGATGTTCATCGGCCGCGTGAGGGGCTACCCGGTGGCCCGCGAGGCGTCCCTGAAGCTCAAGGAGGTCTCGTACATCCACGCCGAGGCCTACCCGGCCTCCGAGCTGAAGCACGGCCCGCTGGCGCTGATCGAGCCGGCGCTGCCGACGGTGGCGATCGTCCCGGACGACGACCTGCTCGAAAAGAACCGCGCCGCGATGGAGGAGATCAAGGCCCGCTCCGGCCGCATCCTGGCGGTCGCCCACCAGGAGCAGGAGAAGGCCGACCGCACGATCGTCGTCCCGAAGAACGAGGACGAGCTGGACCCCATCCTCATGGGCATCCCGCTCCAACTCCTCGCCTACCACACGGCCTTGGCCCTCGGCCGCGACATCGACAAGCCCCGCAACCTGGCGAAGTCGGTCACGGTCGAATAG
- a CDS encoding universal stress protein produces MAGHEIPEPADRKRQVADPTATPRAAEETRQACDPAFKHGVVVGFDGSTSSERALAYAIGMAHRSGSGLVIVHVANRLPTTVWAGCEPPVFVDVPDHRTEVLGLELACAEYLSEVPWILVERGGDICHELEEVGHEYSADAIVVGSTHGLVGRIFGSVAGRLARRAQRPVIVIP; encoded by the coding sequence ATGGCCGGTCACGAAATCCCTGAACCCGCGGACCGCAAGCGGCAGGTCGCCGATCCCACGGCGACGCCCCGAGCGGCGGAAGAGACACGTCAAGCCTGTGATCCCGCGTTCAAGCACGGGGTCGTCGTCGGCTTCGACGGCTCCACATCGAGCGAGCGGGCACTCGCGTACGCGATCGGCATGGCCCACCGTTCGGGCTCGGGGCTGGTCATCGTCCATGTGGCCAACCGGCTGCCCACCACGGTGTGGGCGGGCTGTGAGCCGCCGGTGTTCGTGGACGTGCCGGACCACCGGACGGAGGTCCTCGGGCTCGAGCTCGCCTGTGCGGAGTATCTGTCCGAGGTGCCCTGGATCCTCGTCGAGCGCGGTGGCGACATCTGCCACGAGCTGGAGGAGGTCGGGCACGAGTACTCGGCCGACGCGATCGTCGTGGGCTCGACCCACGGGCTCGTCGGGCGGATCTTCGGCTCGGTCGCCGGGCGGCTTGCGCGGCGCGCGCAGCGGCCGGTCATTGTGATCCCTTAA